In one Hyphomicrobium sp. 99 genomic region, the following are encoded:
- a CDS encoding saccharopine dehydrogenase family protein, whose translation MDNVLIIGAGAAGSVVAKKCAMNRDVFKKIHLASRRLESCKKVQAECKSPIEISQLDADNVADTVALLNKVKPDLVINMALPYQDLAIMDACLEAGVNYMDTANYEPRDEAKFTYKYQWPYNDKFKAKGLMAVLGCGFDPGVTNVFCAYAQENLYDEIHTIDIIDCNAGSHGKAFATNFNPEINLREVTQRGKYWKDGEWIEIDPLSISTMVDYPEVGPVKSYLIYHEEEESLVEHIKGLKQIRFWMTFSDNYIKHLEVLQNVGMTRIDPVMHKGTPIVPMEFLKSVLPEPSSLAENYTGKTSIGVVLKGEKKGKKKRYIIWNVCDHAETNKEVGAQAVSYTTGVPAVVGAIMMFKGIWKGKGVFNVEQLPPEPFLEELAEQGLPWQVKEIQKSDQKKLFSVET comes from the coding sequence TTGGACAACGTACTTATCATCGGGGCAGGTGCTGCGGGCTCGGTCGTCGCAAAAAAATGCGCGATGAACCGCGACGTCTTCAAAAAGATCCATCTTGCCTCGCGCCGCCTCGAAAGCTGCAAGAAGGTCCAGGCCGAATGCAAATCGCCCATCGAGATTTCGCAGCTCGATGCCGACAATGTCGCGGACACGGTTGCGCTTTTGAACAAGGTCAAGCCCGACCTCGTGATCAACATGGCGCTTCCCTATCAGGATCTCGCGATCATGGACGCGTGCCTCGAGGCCGGCGTCAACTACATGGACACTGCGAACTACGAGCCGCGCGATGAGGCGAAGTTCACCTACAAATATCAGTGGCCGTATAACGATAAGTTCAAGGCCAAAGGTCTGATGGCCGTTCTCGGCTGCGGTTTTGATCCGGGCGTCACGAACGTTTTCTGCGCTTACGCGCAAGAGAACCTCTATGACGAGATCCACACGATCGACATCATCGATTGCAACGCCGGCAGCCATGGCAAGGCTTTCGCCACGAACTTCAATCCGGAAATCAATCTCCGTGAAGTGACGCAGCGCGGCAAATACTGGAAAGACGGCGAATGGATCGAGATTGATCCTTTGTCGATTTCGACGATGGTCGACTATCCGGAAGTGGGTCCGGTCAAATCCTATCTCATCTATCATGAGGAGGAAGAGAGCCTCGTCGAGCATATCAAGGGCCTGAAGCAGATCCGCTTCTGGATGACGTTCTCCGACAATTACATCAAGCATCTCGAAGTGCTGCAGAACGTCGGTATGACTCGCATCGATCCCGTTATGCACAAGGGCACGCCCATCGTTCCGATGGAGTTCCTGAAGTCTGTCCTTCCGGAACCCTCTTCGCTTGCCGAGAACTACACCGGCAAAACGTCGATCGGCGTCGTCCTTAAAGGCGAGAAGAAGGGCAAGAAGAAGCGCTACATCATCTGGAACGTGTGCGACCACGCCGAGACCAATAAAGAGGTTGGCGCGCAGGCGGTTTCGTATACGACCGGCGTTCCCGCGGTCGTCGGCGCGATCATGATGTTCAAAGGCATCTGGAAGGGCAAAGGCGTTTTCAACGTCGAACAACTGCCGCCGGAGCCATTCCTCGAAGAACTCGCCGAGCAGGGCCTGCCCTGGCAGGTGAAGGAAATCCAGAAGTCCGATCAGAAGAAGCTTTTCTCGGTCGAGACCTGA
- the soxC gene encoding sulfite dehydrogenase, with translation MAGKLTEDDLAPVAGGGLLHRRLFLQGGLVLATAQTATSLSAEEAQRPKIEDPADPSWIHKTGLPFSGYGTPSKYEKHVVRNTGGNRAPAGDGVSWTPLEELEGIVTPSGLHFERHHDGVPDIDPAVHRLVIHGLVRQPLEFTVANLLRYPMRSRFLFIECGGNSNAGWHEEPIQRPVGDFHGLVSCSEWTGVPLSILLDEAGVDAKASWVIAEGADAGLLNVSLPLAKLMDDAIVALYQNGERVRPENGYPIRLIVPGWEGITNVKWLRRLQVTDAPAMTRNETAKYTELQPSGKARMFTFIMDAKSLITSPSPGQKMHGANIYEIRGLAWSGRGKIARVEVSADGGKSWAEAHLQEPVMAQCFTRFRSAWAWDGKAALLKSRATDETGYVQPERDVLAKERGREGYFHYNAIVCWAVDEDGTISHVYA, from the coding sequence ATGGCCGGCAAGCTAACAGAAGACGATTTAGCGCCAGTTGCGGGCGGCGGGCTTTTGCATCGCCGCCTTTTTCTTCAGGGCGGTCTCGTTCTGGCAACGGCACAGACGGCGACATCGCTCAGTGCTGAAGAGGCGCAGCGGCCCAAGATCGAAGACCCTGCCGATCCCTCCTGGATCCACAAAACCGGACTGCCTTTCAGCGGCTACGGCACGCCGTCGAAATACGAGAAGCATGTCGTCCGCAACACCGGCGGCAATCGCGCGCCGGCGGGCGACGGTGTTTCCTGGACGCCACTGGAAGAGCTCGAGGGCATCGTCACGCCGAGCGGCTTGCACTTCGAGCGCCATCATGACGGCGTGCCGGACATTGATCCGGCCGTGCATCGACTCGTCATCCATGGGCTCGTGCGGCAGCCGCTGGAATTCACGGTCGCCAATTTGCTTCGCTATCCGATGCGCTCGCGCTTTCTCTTCATCGAATGCGGCGGCAACAGCAATGCCGGATGGCATGAAGAACCGATCCAGCGGCCTGTCGGCGATTTTCACGGACTTGTTTCATGTTCGGAATGGACGGGCGTGCCGCTCTCCATTCTGCTCGACGAAGCTGGCGTCGATGCGAAGGCCTCGTGGGTGATCGCCGAGGGGGCCGATGCCGGGCTTCTCAATGTCAGCTTGCCACTTGCGAAGCTGATGGATGATGCGATCGTTGCGCTCTACCAGAACGGCGAGCGGGTGCGGCCGGAGAACGGCTATCCGATCCGGCTCATCGTGCCTGGTTGGGAAGGCATCACGAACGTCAAATGGTTGCGGCGTTTGCAGGTCACCGATGCACCCGCGATGACACGCAACGAAACGGCGAAATACACCGAGCTTCAGCCATCCGGCAAAGCGCGGATGTTCACGTTCATCATGGATGCGAAATCGCTAATCACGTCGCCGTCGCCAGGACAAAAGATGCACGGCGCAAACATTTATGAAATTCGCGGGCTCGCGTGGAGCGGACGCGGTAAAATCGCAAGGGTCGAGGTTTCTGCGGACGGCGGAAAATCGTGGGCCGAAGCGCATTTGCAGGAGCCCGTCATGGCGCAATGCTTCACGCGATTTCGCTCTGCGTGGGCTTGGGACGGAAAAGCTGCGCTCCTCAAAAGCCGAGCCACCGACGAGACCGGTTACGTCCAGCCCGAACGCGACGTGCTGGCGAAGGAGCGCGGACGCGAAGGCTACTTTCATTACAACGCCATCGTCTGCTGGGCCGTCGATGAAGATGGTACGATCAGCCATGTCTACGCTTAG
- a CDS encoding tetratricopeptide repeat protein: MRCPSIFLVLSLMTSPALADAAGDCEKGASPDAHIEGCSVMIESHPENARNLAIYYGNRALAYFAKRDFQRAIADFSSAAETNSDPYFFVGRGIVYAALGDCDRAIEDYNKAIALEPLYPKVYNNRAVCFRAKGDISNAIADYTREIEINPNEAVAYFNRGLAFKLQGNFADAINDFTKAVSLNPKYAMAYFVRADTLVDEGDLRAADADFKIASTLDPKLDRKNAHKATPPMN; this comes from the coding sequence ATGCGTTGTCCCTCAATATTTTTGGTTCTTTCGCTGATGACCAGCCCGGCCCTCGCGGATGCTGCAGGTGATTGCGAAAAGGGAGCTTCGCCGGACGCGCATATCGAGGGCTGCTCGGTCATGATCGAATCTCACCCCGAGAATGCGCGCAACCTCGCGATCTACTATGGAAACCGGGCGCTAGCATATTTCGCAAAGCGCGACTTTCAACGTGCAATCGCCGACTTCAGCAGCGCTGCAGAGACCAACAGCGATCCCTATTTTTTCGTCGGACGCGGTATCGTTTATGCCGCTCTCGGCGACTGCGATCGAGCTATAGAAGACTACAACAAAGCCATCGCCCTCGAGCCCCTTTATCCGAAGGTCTACAATAATCGCGCCGTCTGCTTCAGAGCGAAAGGCGATATTTCCAATGCGATCGCCGATTACACGCGCGAAATTGAGATCAACCCAAATGAGGCTGTTGCTTATTTCAATCGAGGGCTGGCGTTTAAGCTTCAGGGAAATTTTGCGGACGCAATCAACGACTTCACGAAGGCTGTGTCGCTCAACCCGAAATACGCGATGGCCTACTTCGTGCGCGCGGACACGTTGGTGGATGAGGGAGATTTACGGGCAGCCGACGCCGATTTCAAAATAGCGTCGACACTTGATCCAAAATTGGATCGCAAGAACGCCCACAAAGCCACGCCACCTATGAACTGA
- a CDS encoding porin: MSISRALGSSLCGSVIAIALISPAAAADLGGDCCADLEERVAELEATTARKGNRKVSLTISGWVNENVIVWDDGTERNAYVGTNSVEQSRFRFVGEAKISADWSAGYTLEIGTQGHPSNQWNQNSPSSSSSNPNNQDNQLLVRKSYWFIKNKDWGQVAVGQNGTATYHLLDDADFTLTRNVDDAEGAAIYLSQFQLRANGQPLGTNRWTDILRGFNNSTPGDSARRNVVRYDSPTFAGFSGAAAWGEDDIWDVALTYKNDIGDFSVLARAGYGQSNDPGTQFTGTPSTYVAGGTPCISSSTTTASSLPPPNQASHQGFECDWGGAAATIMHKPTGLFVFGGWGKQHIETGNPGTNALLVEPDSTVWFIQPGIEQKWFSLGKTNIFAEYRHDDAGSNPGRTVSSSVNFWQGGIIQYIDAAELSLYAVYEHADGDVIGSAGTVSNGIHSGKTSLDAFQAGIFGAKINF; encoded by the coding sequence ATGAGCATATCGCGTGCGCTTGGAAGTAGCCTGTGCGGCAGTGTAATCGCTATCGCCCTGATTTCACCAGCAGCGGCAGCCGACCTAGGGGGCGATTGCTGCGCCGACCTTGAGGAGCGCGTCGCGGAACTGGAAGCGACCACCGCGCGCAAGGGCAACCGCAAGGTCAGTCTGACAATTTCCGGATGGGTCAACGAGAACGTCATCGTGTGGGATGACGGCACGGAGCGTAATGCATATGTCGGCACGAACTCTGTCGAGCAATCGCGTTTCCGGTTTGTCGGCGAGGCGAAGATCTCGGCCGACTGGTCAGCCGGTTATACTCTCGAGATTGGAACGCAGGGCCACCCGTCAAATCAGTGGAATCAAAACTCGCCGAGTTCTTCGAGCAGCAATCCGAACAACCAGGACAATCAGCTTTTAGTCCGCAAAAGCTACTGGTTCATCAAGAACAAGGATTGGGGTCAGGTTGCTGTCGGCCAAAACGGCACGGCAACGTACCACCTACTCGACGACGCCGATTTCACTCTGACACGTAACGTAGACGATGCCGAAGGCGCCGCGATCTATCTCTCGCAGTTCCAGCTACGGGCCAATGGACAGCCGTTGGGCACGAACAGATGGACCGACATTCTGCGCGGCTTCAATAATTCGACTCCCGGCGATAGCGCCCGTCGCAATGTTGTTCGCTACGACTCGCCGACCTTTGCCGGATTTTCCGGCGCGGCGGCTTGGGGCGAAGACGATATTTGGGATGTGGCGCTTACCTACAAAAACGATATCGGCGATTTCAGTGTTCTCGCCCGCGCCGGTTATGGCCAGAGTAATGACCCGGGCACTCAGTTTACTGGGACGCCAAGCACGTATGTCGCGGGAGGTACGCCTTGCATATCGTCGAGCACGACGACTGCATCGTCGCTCCCCCCGCCCAACCAGGCCTCTCATCAGGGCTTTGAATGCGATTGGGGCGGTGCCGCCGCCACGATCATGCACAAGCCGACTGGCCTGTTCGTATTTGGCGGCTGGGGAAAGCAGCACATAGAGACCGGAAATCCAGGAACCAACGCACTGCTGGTAGAGCCTGACAGCACAGTCTGGTTCATTCAGCCAGGAATAGAGCAAAAATGGTTTTCGCTCGGGAAAACGAACATCTTCGCTGAGTATCGCCACGATGACGCCGGCTCCAATCCGGGGAGAACCGTTTCATCGAGCGTGAATTTCTGGCAGGGGGGCATCATTCAGTACATCGACGCTGCGGAGCTGAGCCTCTATGCAGTCTACGAGCACGCAGATGGGGATGTCATCGGCAGCGCCGGGACCGTAAGCAACGGCATCCATAGCGGAAAAACATCCCTTGATGCATTCCAAGCTGGCATCTTCGGCGCAAAGATCAACTTCTGA
- a CDS encoding periplasmic heavy metal sensor: MTVEVNKLAPARSGYLYPAFIASLALNLLFVGLFAAAAWHHHEKSLAANEPGLLGFVRQLPENRQDAVRNEITGARAAMKDLRASVRKSWNDANALLTQEPFDKVKFAEALAKLRETETVYKSGLNSALVETAASLSPEERKILQSWRETRRPNVLRSQGESAKEDGAK; encoded by the coding sequence GTGACGGTCGAAGTGAATAAACTTGCGCCTGCCCGCTCTGGATATCTCTATCCCGCGTTCATCGCGTCGCTCGCGCTGAACCTGTTGTTCGTCGGATTGTTTGCCGCTGCAGCCTGGCATCATCACGAAAAAAGCCTCGCGGCCAACGAGCCTGGTCTTTTGGGCTTCGTAAGGCAGCTTCCTGAAAACCGGCAAGATGCAGTCAGGAACGAGATCACTGGCGCTCGGGCGGCGATGAAGGATTTGCGTGCCAGCGTCAGAAAATCCTGGAACGACGCCAATGCACTGTTGACCCAGGAGCCGTTCGACAAAGTGAAGTTTGCGGAGGCGCTGGCAAAACTGCGAGAGACGGAGACCGTCTATAAATCGGGCCTGAACAGTGCCTTGGTTGAGACGGCCGCAAGCCTCAGCCCCGAAGAACGGAAAATTCTGCAGTCATGGCGTGAGACGCGCCGCCCGAACGTGCTGAGATCGCAAGGCGAGTCTGCGAAGGAAGACGGAGCCAAGTAG
- the pepN gene encoding aminopeptidase N, giving the protein MKSENPKPVLLADYRAPEFLIDTVHLDIALAPSKTRVASKLTVRRNPNSAASGKAPLTLDGEFLKLESIALDGKVLKPSSYRVDDTSLTILAPPKEPFTLEIETVVNPKANTALQGIYLSRGVYCSQCEAQGFRRITYFLDRPDVLAKYTVRLEADIETAPVLLANGNPVERGTLADGERHYAVWHDPHPKPSYLFAIVGGDLSPVASTFTTESGREVDLRIYVERGKEPRAHWAMESLKRAMRWDEERFGREYDLDVFNIVAVSDFNMGAMENKGLNIFNDRLILASPETATDANYESIESVVAHEYFHNWTGNRITCRDWFQLCLKEGLTVYRDQEFSADLRSATVQRISDVRQLKALQFPEDQGPLAHPVRPESYVEINNFYTPTVYEKGAEVVRMIRTILGPDEFREGMDLYFERHDGQAVTIEDFIACFADVSGKDFSQFHRWYSQAGTPELVCDLSYDRRKKSAELTVHQVLKPSPGKVKKQPYFIPISMALLGENGKEMDLEVEGGIKIRDGVMAVSERTTNFKFKGVTSRPVPSLLRGFSAPVTVTMSLSDQDLAFLMHHDSDLFNRWQASNAYTTRSIIGLLDSKRPKAVVGSKSAKLADALRFALRDSELDDAYKAELLKLPSVADVAREKASSVDHAAIYNVHRLFTRAIGDKLAEDLETLYSEVSREKKFSPSSKSAGRRALRNAALTLLTARETSDGFKRVEAHYRKASNMTDACHALFLVAGLDAPGREDILQDFFQRWKDDHLVIDMWFAAQAQSPRPTVLDEVKALCRHPLFKITTPNKVRALIGTFALGNPLQFNRGDGAGYDFLADKVLEIDQFNPQVAARMLGAFRSFRALEPGRKGLAKAALKRVAAASISRDCNEIVSRMLED; this is encoded by the coding sequence ATGAAGTCAGAGAACCCCAAGCCAGTTCTGCTTGCCGACTATCGCGCGCCGGAATTTCTGATTGATACCGTGCACCTCGACATCGCGCTCGCGCCGTCAAAGACGCGCGTCGCCTCGAAGCTGACCGTTCGCCGGAACCCGAATTCGGCAGCGAGCGGCAAGGCTCCGCTGACGCTCGATGGAGAATTTCTCAAACTCGAAAGTATCGCCCTCGACGGGAAAGTGCTTAAGCCGTCGTCCTATCGTGTCGATGACACGAGCTTGACGATTTTGGCGCCGCCAAAAGAGCCTTTCACGCTCGAGATCGAGACTGTGGTTAATCCCAAGGCCAACACGGCGCTGCAAGGGATTTATCTTTCGCGTGGGGTCTACTGCTCGCAATGCGAGGCGCAGGGCTTTCGGCGCATCACGTATTTTCTCGACCGGCCCGACGTGCTCGCCAAATACACGGTGCGTCTGGAAGCGGATATTGAGACGGCGCCGGTTCTTTTAGCGAACGGCAATCCTGTCGAGCGCGGGACGCTTGCAGATGGCGAACGACACTACGCGGTCTGGCACGATCCACATCCCAAGCCCTCCTATCTCTTCGCAATCGTCGGCGGCGATCTTTCGCCTGTTGCATCCACCTTCACGACGGAGTCGGGGCGCGAGGTCGATCTTCGCATTTATGTCGAGCGCGGCAAGGAACCTCGCGCGCATTGGGCGATGGAATCCTTGAAGCGCGCCATGCGTTGGGATGAAGAGCGGTTCGGACGCGAATACGATCTCGATGTCTTCAACATCGTCGCCGTCTCGGACTTCAACATGGGGGCCATGGAGAACAAGGGCCTCAACATCTTCAACGATCGCCTGATCCTTGCCTCGCCGGAAACTGCGACCGACGCGAATTATGAATCGATCGAAAGCGTCGTCGCGCACGAATACTTCCACAACTGGACCGGCAACCGCATCACGTGCCGCGACTGGTTCCAGCTTTGTCTGAAAGAGGGTCTGACCGTTTACCGGGACCAGGAGTTCTCCGCCGATCTGCGCAGCGCTACCGTGCAGCGCATCTCCGACGTGCGTCAGCTCAAAGCGCTGCAGTTCCCGGAAGACCAGGGACCGCTCGCTCATCCGGTGCGGCCCGAAAGCTACGTCGAGATCAACAACTTCTATACACCGACGGTCTACGAGAAGGGTGCCGAAGTCGTTCGAATGATCCGAACGATCTTGGGACCAGACGAATTTCGCGAGGGCATGGATCTCTATTTCGAGCGTCACGACGGACAGGCCGTGACCATCGAGGATTTCATCGCCTGCTTCGCGGATGTCAGCGGAAAAGACTTCTCTCAGTTCCACCGCTGGTATTCGCAAGCCGGTACGCCGGAGCTCGTCTGCGATCTTTCATACGACCGCCGCAAGAAGTCCGCCGAGCTGACCGTTCATCAAGTGCTGAAACCATCGCCCGGCAAAGTGAAGAAGCAGCCGTATTTCATTCCGATCAGCATGGCGCTGCTCGGCGAGAACGGCAAAGAGATGGACCTTGAAGTCGAAGGCGGCATCAAGATCCGCGACGGCGTCATGGCCGTTTCCGAGCGGACCACGAACTTCAAGTTCAAGGGCGTCACCTCGCGGCCGGTCCCATCGCTGCTCCGCGGGTTCTCGGCGCCTGTCACCGTCACCATGTCGCTATCGGATCAGGATCTCGCATTCCTGATGCATCACGATAGCGACCTGTTCAATCGCTGGCAGGCCAGCAATGCCTACACGACCCGCAGCATTATCGGCTTGCTCGATTCCAAGCGGCCGAAGGCCGTTGTCGGATCAAAGTCCGCCAAGCTCGCTGACGCTTTGCGCTTTGCCTTGCGCGATAGCGAACTCGACGACGCCTATAAGGCCGAGTTGCTGAAGCTGCCGTCGGTTGCGGACGTCGCGCGCGAGAAGGCGAGCAGCGTCGATCACGCGGCGATTTACAACGTGCACCGGTTGTTTACGCGTGCCATCGGCGACAAGCTCGCGGAGGATCTTGAAACGCTCTACTCGGAGGTTTCACGGGAGAAAAAGTTTTCGCCCAGCTCAAAGAGCGCGGGCCGGCGCGCCTTGCGCAATGCTGCGCTAACACTGCTGACGGCGCGCGAAACCAGCGATGGCTTCAAGAGGGTCGAGGCGCATTATCGCAAAGCCTCGAACATGACGGACGCGTGCCACGCACTGTTCCTGGTCGCGGGTCTCGACGCGCCCGGCCGCGAAGACATCCTTCAGGATTTCTTCCAGCGCTGGAAAGATGATCACCTCGTCATCGACATGTGGTTTGCAGCACAGGCGCAATCGCCGCGGCCGACCGTGCTGGACGAGGTCAAGGCGCTCTGCCGGCATCCCCTTTTCAAGATCACGACGCCGAACAAGGTGCGGGCGCTCATCGGCACTTTCGCGTTGGGCAATCCCTTGCAGTTCAATCGCGGCGACGGTGCGGGGTATGACTTCCTTGCCGATAAGGTGCTTGAGATCGATCAGTTCAATCCGCAAGTCGCAGCGCGGATGCTCGGTGCATTCCGCAGCTTCAGGGCGCTCGAACCCGGCCGCAAAGGCTTGGCCAAAGCTGCGTTGAAGCGCGTCGCCGCCGCTTCGATTTCCCGCGATTGCAACGAGATTGTTTCGCGGATGTTGGAGGACTAG
- the nspC gene encoding carboxynorspermidine decarboxylase: protein MKLPTFDWAQSVATPAYVLDVAALKRNLARAAEIKRETGAKILLATKAFALPAAFPLMRDVLDGTTASGEYEARLGHDEFGKEVHVYSPAYATGEVERLTKLAQHIYFNSPEQIAKNLPVIRQHPEVKIGIRINPGYSNATLGGSLYDPCAPYSRFGATPETLDRVLWDEVDILHTHALCESGDEGSVGLIEHVGRAFGDYVRRVKTVNFGGGHFINKPGYDIGKLIAAIKAFRSTFNVDVVLEPGAGLVVNTGYLVGSVLDIHHNGKDIAILDASASTHMPDVLEVPYTPEVVGAAPPGEKPHSYILGGKTCMTGDIIGEYSFDRPLKAGDRVIFTDMMQYSFVKNNTFNGVPLPDLAILEEDGTTRTLRSFGYDDFRHRLG from the coding sequence TTGAAGTTGCCCACTTTCGATTGGGCACAGTCGGTCGCGACGCCAGCTTACGTTCTCGATGTTGCTGCGCTTAAGCGCAATCTTGCGCGCGCCGCTGAGATCAAGCGCGAAACGGGGGCCAAAATCCTTCTCGCCACGAAGGCATTTGCGCTTCCAGCCGCTTTTCCGTTGATGCGCGACGTTCTCGACGGCACGACCGCGAGCGGCGAATACGAGGCGCGGCTTGGCCACGACGAGTTCGGCAAGGAGGTGCACGTCTATTCGCCCGCCTATGCGACTGGTGAGGTCGAGCGGCTGACGAAGCTCGCGCAGCATATCTATTTCAACTCGCCCGAGCAGATTGCGAAGAACCTTCCGGTCATCAGGCAGCATCCGGAAGTCAAGATCGGCATTCGGATCAATCCAGGCTATTCCAACGCCACGCTCGGCGGTTCGCTTTACGATCCATGCGCGCCCTACTCGCGCTTCGGCGCGACGCCCGAAACGCTCGATCGCGTGCTGTGGGATGAAGTCGATATTCTTCACACGCACGCTCTCTGCGAGTCGGGCGACGAAGGATCTGTCGGTCTTATCGAGCACGTCGGCCGCGCGTTCGGCGACTATGTTCGCCGCGTCAAAACCGTCAACTTTGGCGGCGGTCATTTCATCAACAAGCCGGGCTACGATATCGGCAAGCTGATCGCCGCCATTAAAGCGTTCAGAAGTACGTTCAACGTCGATGTCGTTTTGGAGCCGGGCGCCGGCCTTGTCGTCAACACGGGCTATCTCGTCGGCAGCGTTCTCGACATCCATCACAACGGCAAGGACATCGCCATTCTCGATGCATCCGCATCGACGCATATGCCGGATGTTCTAGAGGTCCCCTACACGCCAGAAGTCGTAGGCGCGGCGCCACCCGGCGAGAAGCCCCACTCCTACATTCTCGGGGGCAAAACCTGCATGACCGGCGACATCATCGGTGAATACTCTTTCGACAGGCCTCTGAAGGCCGGAGATCGCGTCATTTTTACCGATATGATGCAATATTCATTCGTCAAGAACAACACGTTCAATGGCGTCCCGCTCCCTGATCTTGCCATCCTCGAAGAGGACGGCACGACGCGGACACTTCGGTCATTTGGCTACGATGATTTCCGCCATCGCCTCGGCTAG
- a CDS encoding c-type cytochrome: MSTLRHAASAMLFPMLATSALAADAGVKAPRLGTPLIAAEIAKWDQTIFADGRGLPPGKGTTKDGRVIYDQKCASCHGVHGEGGTAEELVSEPKPPSADNPSKAIGSYWPFAPTIFDFVRRSMPPAAAGSLSADETYAVTAYLLSANGIIRDSEEMNAKTLAALRMPNRDGFIWIDVKK, encoded by the coding sequence ATGTCTACGCTTAGACACGCCGCATCGGCGATGCTTTTTCCAATGCTCGCGACCTCCGCTCTCGCCGCGGATGCTGGCGTCAAAGCTCCGCGCCTCGGCACGCCGTTGATCGCCGCCGAGATCGCGAAATGGGATCAAACGATCTTCGCCGATGGGCGCGGACTGCCGCCAGGAAAAGGCACTACCAAAGACGGCCGCGTCATTTACGATCAGAAATGCGCGAGCTGTCATGGTGTGCATGGCGAAGGCGGCACGGCGGAAGAACTTGTCAGCGAGCCGAAGCCTCCATCGGCCGACAATCCGAGCAAGGCAATAGGATCCTACTGGCCGTTCGCACCGACGATCTTCGACTTCGTTCGCCGGAGCATGCCGCCCGCAGCCGCCGGATCACTCTCCGCCGATGAAACCTATGCCGTGACGGCCTACCTGCTTTCGGCCAACGGCATCATTCGCGACAGCGAAGAGATGAACGCGAAAACGCTGGCGGCGTTGCGAATGCCCAACCGTGATGGCTTTATCTGGATCGACGTGAAAAAGTGA
- a CDS encoding HAMP domain-containing sensor histidine kinase encodes MARTWSVPQRESFAGFDGSRQQSAGEVANGFSFSRRGLILLFAGLLTAAGALVPQLDADQLSTLLFVTGAGLAAMVVVLPAQGSRHPKKQPARDPQTSSPPPAFDGRAQTRFPELFGAGVTEAALDRAAWAKLTAHMSHELRTPLNAVLGFSEIMTKEVFGPLGSNYGPYARDIHASGRILLKSAEDALAITALLTAPESQGRQTSRLASVLDEACAFAAPDLAARSISVVRDSDAGCDILGDHQAMRQLLINLLGEAVRNGARDTALRIETRSRPGAVDVSLTIRADENGTAREEGFNMILARTLSELSGAELTTSVADGECKWTVRLLPAAQHDLFLAA; translated from the coding sequence ATGGCTCGGACTTGGTCCGTTCCTCAACGGGAAAGCTTTGCCGGCTTCGACGGCTCGCGGCAACAGTCTGCCGGCGAGGTCGCGAACGGGTTCAGCTTCTCGCGGCGCGGACTGATTTTGCTGTTCGCCGGTCTCCTCACCGCAGCTGGGGCGCTTGTTCCGCAACTCGACGCCGACCAGCTTTCGACTTTGCTGTTCGTCACTGGGGCTGGCCTTGCCGCCATGGTGGTCGTGCTTCCAGCACAGGGTTCCAGACATCCAAAGAAGCAGCCTGCGCGCGATCCACAAACCTCTTCCCCGCCACCTGCCTTCGACGGGCGCGCACAAACCCGCTTTCCGGAACTCTTCGGCGCGGGCGTCACGGAGGCTGCTCTTGATCGGGCCGCTTGGGCGAAGCTTACCGCGCACATGAGCCACGAACTCAGGACGCCGCTCAATGCGGTGCTGGGCTTCTCAGAAATCATGACGAAAGAGGTCTTCGGTCCGCTTGGGTCGAACTACGGTCCCTACGCCCGGGATATTCATGCGAGCGGCCGTATCCTGCTCAAAAGCGCTGAGGATGCGCTCGCCATCACGGCTCTGCTTACCGCTCCCGAATCCCAGGGCCGTCAGACGAGCCGCCTCGCGTCTGTCCTTGATGAAGCTTGCGCCTTCGCCGCGCCGGATCTCGCCGCACGTTCGATTTCAGTCGTCAGGGATAGCGATGCCGGCTGCGATATTCTCGGCGATCACCAGGCCATGCGCCAGTTGCTGATCAACCTCCTCGGCGAGGCGGTCCGTAACGGGGCGCGCGATACAGCGCTTCGGATCGAAACAAGATCTCGCCCTGGCGCGGTCGACGTTTCGCTGACCATTCGTGCCGACGAGAACGGCACTGCGCGCGAAGAGGGCTTCAATATGATCCTGGCGCGCACGCTCTCGGAACTGTCGGGCGCCGAACTCACCACATCTGTCGCCGATGGCGAGTGCAAATGGACGGTGCGCCTGCTGCCCGCTGCACAGCACGATCTCTTCCTGGCCGCCTGA